A window from Neobacillus sp. PS3-40 encodes these proteins:
- the nosZ gene encoding Sec-dependent nitrous-oxide reductase: MKKWVPIATGLLAGFVAATISFADFSHSTKTAAIDSSTKSDAEKVYVPLGKKDDYYLFASGGHSGQLFVYGVPSMRQIRTVPIFSPDSATGYGYDKETKKMLGGYTWGDFHHPAISETNGDYNGKFLFATDVANSRAAVMDLKTFTTKDIIKVPNTSGPHCAAFVTQNTEYLFLPTRFSVPVGQKYEPLDNYSKKYRGVMSALTFDQKKEKLNIAYQVALPPWSYDLSDAGKKESGDWAVMSTYNTEEATTTMEINASQADRDYIVLFNWKELAKMVKEGKYEDVGGQKMIYPEKQKGGIYLVPVAKSPHGVDVTPDGKQFIASGKLAPSMTVFSFKKAFEAIKNKEFAGERNGIPVLQYKKVMEREVNPENALGPLHTQFDDKGMAYTTMFISSEIVKWNPKTGDVLDRVPVQYSPGHSVAAEGDTASPDGKYLIALNKLSKDTYLSVGPSHPESMQLIDISGKKMRVIDTVPANPEPHYAQMIKADKIHTINVYPKDPTNKDAVYKQSDTKIVRKGNEVHVYGIAMRSRFIFDSKAKRPDEINVNQGDHVFIHLTNIDFDEDITHGFAINQYDLDMEVQPGQTNTLEFTADKAGTFPLYCTNFCSALHQEMNGYFLVKPKQ; this comes from the coding sequence ATGAAGAAATGGGTACCGATCGCTACCGGCTTACTTGCTGGTTTTGTTGCTGCGACAATTTCCTTTGCGGATTTTTCGCATAGCACAAAAACAGCTGCAATAGACAGTAGCACGAAAAGCGATGCCGAAAAGGTTTATGTTCCGTTAGGTAAAAAAGATGATTATTATTTATTTGCCTCAGGTGGCCACTCAGGACAATTATTTGTTTATGGTGTTCCATCCATGCGTCAAATTCGTACTGTTCCTATCTTTTCACCAGATTCTGCAACAGGTTACGGATATGATAAAGAGACGAAAAAAATGCTTGGCGGCTATACATGGGGAGACTTCCACCATCCGGCCATTTCTGAAACAAACGGTGATTATAACGGTAAATTCTTGTTTGCTACTGATGTTGCAAACAGCCGTGCTGCCGTTATGGACTTAAAAACATTCACGACTAAAGACATAATTAAAGTGCCAAATACAAGCGGTCCACACTGTGCAGCTTTTGTTACACAGAATACAGAGTACCTGTTCTTGCCAACTCGATTCTCTGTTCCAGTCGGCCAAAAATATGAACCACTTGACAATTACAGCAAAAAATATCGTGGCGTTATGTCAGCCTTAACATTTGATCAAAAGAAAGAAAAATTAAATATAGCCTACCAGGTTGCCCTTCCACCATGGTCCTATGATCTATCTGACGCTGGTAAAAAGGAATCTGGCGACTGGGCTGTAATGTCTACCTATAATACTGAAGAAGCTACTACAACAATGGAAATTAATGCATCACAAGCAGACCGCGACTATATCGTCCTTTTCAACTGGAAAGAGCTTGCGAAAATGGTTAAGGAAGGCAAGTATGAGGATGTTGGCGGCCAAAAAATGATTTACCCTGAGAAACAAAAGGGTGGAATTTATTTAGTACCTGTTGCCAAATCACCACATGGTGTTGACGTTACTCCAGACGGAAAACAGTTCATTGCTTCTGGAAAACTTGCACCTTCAATGACTGTGTTCTCCTTCAAAAAAGCATTTGAAGCAATTAAAAACAAAGAATTTGCCGGAGAAAGAAATGGCATTCCTGTTCTTCAATACAAGAAAGTAATGGAAAGAGAAGTTAACCCTGAAAACGCACTTGGACCGCTTCACACTCAATTTGATGACAAAGGAATGGCCTATACAACAATGTTCATTTCTTCTGAAATCGTTAAGTGGAATCCTAAAACAGGTGATGTGCTTGATCGTGTGCCTGTTCAATATTCACCAGGACACTCTGTTGCTGCAGAAGGTGATACAGCTTCACCGGATGGTAAATACTTGATCGCACTTAACAAGCTTTCAAAAGACACCTACTTATCTGTTGGACCTTCACATCCAGAGTCCATGCAATTAATTGATATTAGCGGCAAGAAAATGCGTGTTATCGACACTGTACCAGCTAACCCTGAACCACACTATGCACAAATGATTAAAGCAGATAAGATTCACACGATTAATGTTTATCCGAAAGATCCTACTAATAAGGATGCTGTTTATAAGCAAAGTGATACAAAGATTGTCCGTAAAGGTAATGAAGTTCATGTTTACGGAATTGCGATGCGGTCAAGATTCATTTTTGATAGTAAAGCAAAACGTCCTGACGAGATTAACGTTAATCAAGGTGATCATGTATTTATTCATTTAACAAATATCGACTTTGATGAAGATATTACCCATGGTTTTGCCATTAACCAATACGATTTAGACATGGAAGTTCAACCAGGACAAACCAATACACTGGAATTTACTGCTGATAAAGCCGGTACTTTCCCGCTCTATTGTACAAACTTCTGTTCTGCATTGCACCAGGAAATGAACGGTTACTTCCTAGTTAAACCGAAGCAGTAA
- a CDS encoding cytochrome C — MNKAIISFIISALVGLGIGYLVFVVLPVQPGHDPQVAASNEDNSATTDTASTKTSEDQGASTTASATAVSQDNILSKRGCLGCHSVGALNLHAGQVGPDLSHAFVEVKDKHGMPIEQFLTKPNSAVMSGVLGSKPLTDDERKQVLEILQKASEVKQ; from the coding sequence ATGAATAAGGCAATCATCAGTTTTATTATAAGTGCACTAGTTGGTCTTGGTATTGGATATTTAGTATTCGTGGTCCTTCCGGTACAGCCTGGACATGATCCTCAAGTTGCCGCTTCTAATGAAGACAATTCAGCAACAACAGATACGGCTAGTACTAAGACATCTGAAGATCAGGGTGCAAGTACTACTGCAAGCGCTACAGCCGTTAGTCAAGATAACATTCTTTCCAAAAGAGGATGTTTGGGATGTCACTCCGTTGGGGCTTTAAATCTTCATGCTGGGCAAGTTGGTCCAGACTTGTCACATGCATTTGTTGAGGTTAAAGACAAACACGGTATGCCAATTGAGCAATTTTTGACAAAACCAAATTCAGCTGTTATGTCAGGTGTTCTTGGTAGTAAACCATTGACAGATGATGAGCGTAAACAAGTGCTTGAAATTCTCCAAAAAGCATCTGAAGTAAAACAATAA
- a CDS encoding molybdenum cofactor guanylyltransferase: MEVGAIILSGGKSSRMGTNKALLKINEKTNVERITGQLKATFDDIILVTNDPETYEFLNVTKALDHFPGKGPLAGLHAGLSASNFEVNLVVACDMPFISSELASDLVNRIGIYDAVIPVIGGRKQPLFSVFKKKSLVTIEDSIKNEHLQMQRLLDLLSVLYVTEKDLKGYDASCLERIFFNMNYPSEYENAKKWAEEEGK, encoded by the coding sequence ATGGAAGTAGGGGCCATAATTTTATCAGGTGGAAAATCAAGCAGAATGGGGACGAATAAGGCCCTTCTAAAAATTAATGAAAAAACAAATGTTGAGAGAATAACTGGTCAATTAAAGGCGACTTTTGATGATATTATTCTCGTAACAAATGACCCAGAAACCTATGAATTTTTAAATGTAACCAAAGCATTGGACCATTTCCCTGGCAAGGGGCCGCTCGCGGGACTTCATGCGGGCCTTTCAGCCTCCAATTTTGAAGTAAACTTGGTTGTTGCTTGTGATATGCCATTTATATCCTCGGAGCTTGCAAGTGACCTTGTTAATCGAATTGGGATATATGATGCTGTTATCCCAGTCATAGGTGGCAGAAAGCAGCCTTTATTTTCTGTTTTTAAAAAGAAGAGCCTTGTTACGATTGAAGATAGTATCAAGAATGAACATCTTCAAATGCAGCGTCTGTTAGATCTTCTTTCTGTTTTATATGTAACGGAGAAGGATTTAAAGGGGTATGACGCAAGCTGTCTAGAACGTATTTTTTTCAATATGAATTATCCAAGCGAATATGAAAATGCGAAAAAATGGGCGGAAGAGGAGGGGAAATAG
- the nosD gene encoding nitrous oxide reductase family maturation protein NosD — MKKMMLFLFIFSLCFIFIPEKSMAAESLQGVIDSMKEGAVLKLDNKTYEGNIVIHKSMTIIGSRKTVIRGDGSGNVISIKAPNVKLSHLTVIHSSMSRDTAEEYAAIKIYSNGNLVEHVSIRDSFHGIYLSQAHHNTIRDNTIKGLGKGEIASQGNGLHIYYAHDNLLVNNTIEGTRDGMFFDYANKNRIYGNTISKTRYGLHYMYSDENVFEKNTFTMNTGGAAIMNSNHLKLKDNQFIFNYGNQSFGLLLLQANDNHIEDNTFYMNQKGIYLDQATRNLFTHNKIIQNQIGIELWASSNQETFTLNRISENTLPAITVAGKGEGNKWSKNGKGNDWGSSFPLTDLNQNGIGDFPVTYHSSLHQLIEDQELTNFFLKSPAISIYEKLNAFLKQDEEMFKDPHPLVTGKGNHTAIYLLLGLGILAILILLKGRHRLCITFGKNGRKI; from the coding sequence ATGAAAAAAATGATGCTCTTTCTCTTTATTTTTTCTCTTTGTTTCATCTTTATTCCTGAGAAAAGTATGGCAGCCGAAAGCTTGCAAGGTGTTATCGACTCCATGAAAGAGGGGGCGGTATTGAAGCTTGACAATAAAACATATGAAGGCAATATCGTTATTCATAAGAGCATGACTATTATCGGTTCTAGAAAAACCGTGATTAGAGGAGACGGATCCGGAAACGTAATCTCCATTAAAGCACCGAATGTGAAATTAAGCCATCTTACCGTTATTCACAGCAGTATGAGCAGAGATACAGCAGAAGAATATGCAGCTATAAAAATATATTCCAATGGCAATTTGGTTGAACACGTTTCGATCCGTGATTCCTTTCACGGTATTTATTTAAGCCAAGCCCATCACAACACGATTCGTGACAATACTATTAAAGGGTTAGGTAAAGGTGAAATTGCTTCACAAGGAAATGGACTTCATATTTACTACGCTCATGATAATCTTCTTGTTAACAACACGATTGAAGGAACACGGGACGGGATGTTTTTTGATTATGCCAATAAAAACCGAATCTATGGCAATACAATCAGCAAAACAAGATATGGATTGCATTACATGTATTCTGATGAAAATGTTTTTGAGAAAAATACATTTACCATGAATACTGGTGGTGCAGCCATAATGAATTCAAACCATCTAAAACTAAAAGATAATCAATTTATTTTTAACTATGGAAATCAATCGTTTGGCCTCCTTCTTTTGCAAGCCAACGATAATCATATTGAAGACAATACATTTTATATGAATCAAAAAGGAATTTATCTTGATCAAGCTACAAGGAATTTATTTACCCATAACAAAATCATTCAAAATCAGATTGGTATTGAGCTCTGGGCTAGTTCCAATCAGGAGACCTTTACCTTAAACCGAATTTCCGAAAATACGCTTCCTGCCATTACTGTTGCTGGAAAAGGCGAAGGCAATAAGTGGAGCAAAAACGGGAAAGGAAATGATTGGGGAAGCTCCTTCCCACTAACAGATTTAAATCAAAATGGGATCGGCGATTTCCCAGTCACCTATCATTCCTCCCTCCATCAATTGATTGAGGATCAAGAATTAACCAATTTCTTTTTAAAAAGCCCGGCAATTTCTATCTATGAAAAGCTAAATGCCTTTCTCAAGCAAGATGAAGAAATGTTTAAAGATCCTCACCCGTTGGTAACAGGAAAAGGAAATCATACAGCTATTTACCTTCTTTTAGGGTTAGGAATTCTCGCCATATTGATTTTACTAAAAGGGAGACATCGACTATGCATTACATTTGGAAAGAATGGAAGGAAAATATAA
- the bshB2 gene encoding bacillithiol biosynthesis deacetylase BshB2, protein MEKERHVLVVFPHPDDEAFGVSGTIASHVKNGTPVTYACLTLGEMGRNMGNPLFTNRENLPEIRKKELKDAVSALGIQDLRMLGFRDKTIEFEDEKKLADLIYSLIEEVNPSLIITFYPGYSVHPDHDATGAAVVRAVSQIPAEKRPKLNCVAFSKGCVEELGEADIVNDISPVNDIKLAAIQAHRSQTQQMFKDMSEKLKNQDPQILAWLNSERFWTFKFQAPLN, encoded by the coding sequence ATGGAAAAGGAACGTCATGTCTTAGTCGTTTTTCCCCATCCGGATGATGAAGCTTTTGGGGTATCAGGAACAATTGCTTCACATGTTAAAAACGGAACTCCTGTTACCTATGCATGTTTAACTTTAGGGGAAATGGGGCGAAATATGGGGAATCCTCTTTTTACAAATAGAGAAAATCTCCCTGAAATTCGTAAAAAGGAACTAAAAGATGCAGTTAGTGCTCTCGGCATTCAAGATTTAAGAATGCTTGGATTCCGTGATAAGACAATTGAATTTGAAGACGAGAAGAAGCTTGCAGATTTGATCTATTCGTTAATTGAAGAGGTAAACCCCTCACTCATCATCACTTTTTACCCTGGATATTCTGTGCACCCCGACCACGATGCTACAGGTGCTGCAGTTGTGCGCGCAGTTAGCCAGATTCCAGCTGAAAAACGGCCTAAACTAAACTGTGTCGCTTTTTCAAAGGGTTGTGTTGAAGAACTCGGGGAAGCAGATATTGTAAACGATATTAGTCCTGTTAATGACATAAAACTTGCCGCCATACAGGCACATCGTTCGCAAACCCAGCAAATGTTTAAAGACATGTCTGAAAAACTGAAGAACCAGGATCCTCAAATACTTGCCTGGCTTAACTCTGAGCGATTTTGGACATTTAAATTTCAAGCCCCTCTAAATTAG
- a CDS encoding ABC transporter ATP-binding protein, with protein sequence MIRINNLNQSFGKKIILDNINLEINQHEICALVGRNGAGKSTLINSLLGLLPVKQGNILINGIEVTNKNHKWKKAIAYLPEKFMLYPMLTGLENMTFFAEAISNKANQEQIETVLKSVRLWDDRDTQVKKYSKGMLQRLGLAITLYQDSSILILDEPTSGIDPIGRKEILEVLTSLHNKTILLSSHHLDEIKQVCTHVAYLNDGKMEKYTVDEFLQSQNLGGYGS encoded by the coding sequence ATGATTCGCATAAACAACCTGAACCAATCCTTTGGGAAAAAAATTATATTAGACAATATTAATCTAGAAATTAACCAACATGAAATTTGCGCCCTTGTCGGTCGAAATGGGGCTGGAAAGTCAACATTGATTAATAGCCTGCTTGGACTTCTTCCCGTAAAACAAGGGAATATCCTCATAAATGGGATTGAAGTTACCAATAAGAATCATAAATGGAAAAAAGCCATTGCCTATTTACCAGAAAAATTCATGCTTTACCCCATGTTAACTGGACTAGAAAATATGACCTTTTTCGCAGAAGCTATTTCCAACAAAGCAAATCAGGAACAAATAGAAACTGTACTAAAATCAGTTCGCCTTTGGGATGACCGTGATACTCAAGTAAAGAAATACTCTAAAGGGATGCTACAACGCCTTGGTCTAGCTATTACTCTTTACCAAGATTCAAGTATTCTCATTCTTGATGAACCAACAAGCGGGATTGACCCGATTGGAAGAAAAGAAATCTTAGAGGTTTTAACATCTCTTCACAATAAAACAATCCTTCTTTCTTCACATCATCTTGATGAAATTAAACAAGTATGCACACATGTTGCTTACTTAAACGACGGGAAAATGGAAAAGTACACTGTTGATGAATTTTTACAATCACAGAATCTAGGGGGATATGGGTCATGA
- a CDS encoding YojF family protein, which produces MEPVVLKTVQEKINQFANKEVYIHLETTNGAYASHHDESFFSAGAYIRNALVNYELGKITGNGPFRVGLKIQLGWVYAEGITHFEIDDQDRLLLAGHDPQGKLAVALEISLTPFT; this is translated from the coding sequence TTGGAACCAGTGGTACTTAAAACCGTACAGGAAAAAATCAACCAATTTGCCAATAAAGAGGTTTATATCCATCTCGAAACAACAAACGGTGCTTATGCATCACATCATGATGAATCCTTCTTTTCAGCCGGAGCCTACATCCGAAATGCTCTTGTCAATTATGAATTAGGAAAAATTACGGGAAATGGCCCTTTTCGTGTGGGATTAAAAATACAACTTGGATGGGTGTATGCGGAAGGTATTACACATTTTGAAATAGATGATCAGGATAGGTTACTATTGGCGGGACATGATCCACAAGGAAAACTAGCAGTTGCACTTGAAATCAGCCTAACACCTTTTACTTAA
- the glp gene encoding gephyrin-like molybdotransferase Glp: MQFFKVKTVEETIALIDELVPRIDQTEVRALEEALHFVLAEPIKASENVPGFDRSTVDGYAVRASDTYGSSESMPGFLTVIGEVKMGEEASVQVGHGEAIYVPTGGMLPPNSNSVIMIEHCEDMDGLLNTYKQVAPGENVIRTGDDIKEGEVLLQEGTKLRPQELGAIAALGISHVTVYRKVKVGYLSSGDEIVPFQTTKLEIGQIRDINYLTISGLATEWGLEVIYGGIVKDDFQTFQQKARALYEKVDCLILSGGSSVGAKDYTTEVIQSLGDPGVFVHGISIKPGKPTILAMADGKPVIGLPGHPASAMIIFNLFGKRILRKLKGERVENKLDRVYARITKNIPSSPGRSDYIRVRLSEQDGEWWAEPIIGKSGLITTLVKSDGIVEIISEKEGIAQGEYVPVITSR; encoded by the coding sequence ATGCAATTTTTTAAGGTGAAAACGGTCGAAGAGACCATTGCGTTAATTGATGAACTAGTTCCAAGGATTGACCAAACAGAAGTGCGAGCCCTTGAAGAAGCTCTCCATTTTGTCCTTGCTGAGCCGATTAAGGCGTCTGAAAATGTACCTGGATTTGATCGTTCCACAGTTGATGGATATGCAGTAAGGGCAAGTGATACATATGGTTCATCCGAATCAATGCCGGGTTTCTTAACTGTTATCGGAGAAGTGAAAATGGGGGAAGAAGCATCCGTACAGGTAGGGCACGGGGAAGCAATTTATGTGCCAACTGGGGGAATGTTGCCTCCAAATAGTAACAGTGTCATTATGATTGAACACTGTGAAGATATGGATGGTTTATTGAATACATACAAGCAAGTTGCTCCAGGTGAAAATGTTATTAGAACCGGTGATGATATCAAAGAAGGTGAAGTACTACTCCAAGAAGGAACAAAGCTGCGCCCGCAAGAATTGGGAGCTATTGCGGCACTCGGAATTTCGCATGTTACCGTCTATCGCAAGGTGAAGGTAGGCTACCTCTCATCTGGGGATGAAATTGTTCCATTTCAAACCACTAAACTAGAAATTGGCCAAATTCGAGATATCAATTATTTAACCATTTCTGGTTTAGCAACCGAATGGGGACTTGAAGTAATCTACGGTGGAATTGTGAAAGATGATTTTCAAACCTTTCAACAAAAAGCACGTGCGCTTTATGAAAAGGTTGATTGTTTAATCCTCTCGGGGGGGAGCTCAGTCGGTGCCAAAGATTACACAACGGAAGTGATCCAATCACTTGGCGATCCTGGTGTATTTGTTCACGGGATTTCAATCAAACCAGGGAAACCAACGATTTTAGCTATGGCAGATGGAAAGCCTGTGATTGGACTACCAGGACATCCGGCCTCGGCAATGATTATTTTCAATTTATTTGGTAAGCGAATTCTAAGAAAATTAAAAGGTGAACGCGTTGAGAACAAGCTTGATCGCGTTTATGCAAGAATTACGAAAAACATTCCGTCCTCTCCAGGCAGGTCTGACTATATAAGAGTCAGACTATCTGAACAGGATGGTGAATGGTGGGCAGAACCGATTATTGGAAAATCAGGCCTAATTACAACGCTTGTAAAAAGTGATGGTATTGTTGAAATCATTTCTGAAAAAGAAGGAATTGCACAGGGAGAGTATGTCCCTGTTATTACATCAAGATAA
- a CDS encoding molybdopterin biosynthesis protein has product MDQKRYKRKIYLEDKPREVAKRELLAAFQLPAESEMISAGETLGRSTAEPIFARTSMPHYHASAMDGIAVFAEETYSAHEHEPLHLTLGDQFMYVDTGNAIPSRFNAVIMIENVNIIDDVTIEIIEPATPWQHIRPIGEDIVQEEMLFPQGHTLRPADIGVLLASQITIVPVIKKPVVAIIPTGNELVTADTTLSSGRIIEFNGTVFANFVKQWGGEPLLYNIVKDEPVRIKEALIRATETADIVVINAGSSAGSKDYTVHIIKEIGTVFTHGVAARPGKPVILGKVNGKIVVGVPGYPVSAYLALEWFVRPLVCEYLQIPEPKRQTLMVKLGRRIVSTMGAEDFVRMNIGYVDGQYIANPLTRAAGVTMSYVRADGMLVIPSDLIGYEQGETVEIELLRPLDEIKNAIVFNGSHDLTIDFLSAILKKEQHDMKIVSSHVGSMAGIMAIKKGEAHVAGIHLLDPFTLQYNIPYVKKLLAGMDVILYPFLKRKQGWMVPNGNPLKIEKTEDLIAQNVQYINRQKGAGTRILFDLLLKEAGFIPDQINGYQREMFSHLAVAAEVRGNENAVGLGIYPAAKAMDLSFVPVADEEYDLLMTRAFFESEKGQLLRNAIQSEAFKKEVERIGGYEVVEASVPIMQC; this is encoded by the coding sequence ATGGATCAAAAACGATATAAGCGGAAAATTTATTTAGAGGACAAACCCCGGGAAGTGGCCAAAAGGGAATTACTCGCAGCCTTTCAATTGCCTGCAGAATCGGAAATGATTTCAGCAGGTGAAACGCTTGGTCGCTCTACGGCAGAACCCATTTTTGCACGGACTTCAATGCCGCATTACCATGCCTCAGCAATGGATGGAATAGCTGTATTTGCAGAGGAAACGTATAGTGCCCATGAGCACGAGCCACTTCATTTAACTCTAGGGGACCAGTTTATGTATGTAGACACAGGGAATGCGATCCCATCAAGGTTTAATGCAGTGATTATGATTGAGAATGTAAATATCATTGATGACGTGACGATTGAAATCATTGAACCAGCAACACCTTGGCAGCATATCAGGCCAATCGGGGAAGACATTGTTCAGGAGGAAATGCTTTTTCCCCAAGGTCATACCTTAAGGCCTGCTGACATCGGCGTGCTGCTTGCCTCACAGATAACAATTGTTCCAGTCATAAAAAAGCCGGTTGTTGCAATTATCCCAACTGGAAATGAGTTAGTAACAGCTGACACCACCTTATCATCAGGGAGAATCATCGAATTCAATGGGACTGTTTTTGCAAATTTTGTAAAGCAGTGGGGTGGTGAGCCGCTCCTTTATAACATCGTTAAAGATGAGCCTGTGCGAATTAAAGAAGCACTGATAAGGGCGACAGAAACAGCGGATATCGTCGTCATCAATGCGGGCTCATCAGCTGGTTCAAAGGATTACACAGTCCATATTATTAAAGAAATTGGGACCGTTTTTACCCATGGGGTCGCCGCACGGCCTGGAAAACCAGTTATTTTAGGTAAAGTAAATGGAAAGATTGTTGTCGGTGTGCCTGGCTATCCTGTGTCCGCTTATCTTGCGCTTGAATGGTTTGTTAGACCTCTGGTTTGTGAATATTTGCAAATACCTGAACCAAAGAGGCAAACGTTAATGGTTAAGCTTGGTCGCCGTATCGTGTCAACAATGGGTGCAGAGGACTTCGTCAGAATGAATATCGGCTATGTTGATGGACAATATATTGCGAACCCACTTACAAGAGCGGCAGGAGTGACGATGTCGTATGTGAGAGCTGATGGGATGCTCGTTATTCCCTCTGATTTGATCGGATATGAGCAGGGAGAAACCGTGGAGATAGAGCTATTACGCCCACTTGATGAAATCAAAAATGCGATTGTATTTAATGGTAGCCATGATTTAACGATCGATTTTCTTTCAGCGATTCTCAAAAAAGAGCAGCATGACATGAAAATTGTTTCCTCCCATGTGGGTAGCATGGCAGGAATTATGGCAATTAAAAAGGGAGAGGCTCATGTAGCTGGAATTCATTTGCTTGATCCATTTACATTGCAATATAATATTCCATATGTAAAAAAATTATTAGCAGGAATGGATGTAATTTTATATCCATTTTTAAAAAGGAAACAGGGTTGGATGGTTCCGAACGGAAATCCATTAAAGATTGAGAAAACGGAAGATCTTATTGCCCAAAATGTCCAATACATAAATCGTCAAAAAGGTGCCGGCACTAGAATCTTATTTGATCTACTGCTCAAAGAAGCTGGCTTCATCCCTGACCAAATAAACGGATATCAGCGCGAAATGTTTTCCCATTTAGCAGTTGCTGCTGAAGTAAGAGGAAATGAAAACGCGGTGGGTCTTGGTATTTATCCAGCAGCAAAGGCGATGGATTTATCGTTTGTACCAGTAGCAGATGAAGAGTATGATTTACTCATGACAAGGGCATTTTTTGAAAGTGAAAAAGGTCAGCTACTCAGGAATGCAATTCAGTCTGAAGCATTCAAAAAAGAAGTCGAAAGAATTGGCGGCTACGAGGTTGTGGAGGCATCAGTGCCTATCATGCAGTGCTAG
- a CDS encoding Crp/Fnr family transcriptional regulator — protein MSEISNVTEPHLTVYQHDKAQDFLRKIVIFKDLSPKSLKVIENQTQTLSFKKGEQIFSEVDEAQGVFFVKSGVVKLSKQAEDGNEIIVCLKQTGEVFAEACLFSKIQECYPATATMMQEGVIYFLDKLALEKELYNYPELAIQMISYMSEQLREMTSTLRDVVLLDVYAKTIKTLERLGRKFSHSQRCDIEIPLTVQEFANVVGTSRESVSRVFSKLKKQEMIDLRARKIIILDWCKFCTLFHSKF, from the coding sequence GTGAGTGAAATCAGTAATGTAACAGAACCGCATCTAACGGTTTATCAACATGATAAAGCGCAGGATTTTTTACGGAAGATTGTTATTTTTAAGGATTTATCACCTAAATCCTTAAAAGTAATCGAAAATCAAACACAAACTCTGTCATTTAAAAAGGGAGAACAAATTTTTTCAGAAGTGGATGAGGCCCAAGGGGTATTCTTTGTAAAATCTGGAGTGGTAAAGCTTTCAAAACAAGCTGAAGATGGCAATGAAATTATTGTTTGTTTAAAACAAACTGGCGAAGTGTTTGCTGAAGCATGCTTGTTTTCTAAAATTCAGGAATGTTATCCAGCTACGGCGACGATGATGCAAGAGGGAGTCATTTACTTTTTAGATAAGTTGGCATTGGAAAAGGAATTATACAATTATCCGGAGCTTGCTATTCAAATGATTAGCTATATGAGTGAACAGCTTAGAGAAATGACGTCAACATTAAGAGATGTAGTTTTATTGGACGTTTACGCAAAAACGATTAAGACATTGGAACGTCTCGGCAGGAAGTTCAGTCATAGCCAAAGATGTGATATTGAAATACCGTTAACCGTACAAGAGTTTGCAAATGTGGTGGGAACGTCTAGGGAAAGTGTGAGCCGGGTTTTTTCTAAATTGAAAAAGCAGGAAATGATCGATTTGAGGGCAAGAAAGATTATCATCCTTGACTGGTGCAAATTTTGCACACTCTTTCATTCCAAATTTTAA
- a CDS encoding ABC transporter permease subunit: MHYIWKEWKENIRGKGLWLSLSIIVLISISILVRSSVLSFDKGFYVLLINLFDTVIYFIPILCLFIGAFSIFQEKEQKTLIMLLTKKESYASFLFKKSLGLYTVVLLPILIWFFIYLLPLKFYFQIDAKGYFIFVLAIICLALLFLQMGAAIGSFSRSRMQIIGYTIFVWFYFFFLHDFILLSYLPNVTYENVKGFSIGFFLNPLEAVRMYLETGMGVYSFGHMSRLLEAFMWTKPGIFLFGNLFFWLLASFLVAIVFHRKEGYE, encoded by the coding sequence ATGCATTACATTTGGAAAGAATGGAAGGAAAATATAAGGGGAAAAGGTTTATGGCTATCTCTAAGTATTATTGTTCTGATCTCGATCAGTATTTTAGTTCGCTCCTCTGTTCTTTCGTTTGATAAAGGCTTCTATGTTCTGTTGATCAATTTATTTGATACTGTTATTTATTTTATTCCCATTCTGTGTTTATTTATAGGAGCGTTTTCCATCTTTCAAGAGAAAGAACAAAAAACATTAATCATGTTATTGACGAAGAAGGAAAGCTATGCAAGCTTTTTGTTTAAAAAAAGTCTTGGCCTTTATACAGTCGTTCTTCTCCCTATTCTTATCTGGTTCTTTATCTATCTACTACCTTTGAAATTTTATTTCCAAATTGATGCCAAAGGCTATTTTATCTTTGTTTTGGCAATCATTTGTCTTGCACTGTTATTCCTACAAATGGGTGCCGCTATCGGTAGCTTTAGTCGTTCTAGAATGCAGATTATCGGATACACCATTTTTGTTTGGTTTTACTTTTTCTTCTTGCACGATTTTATTTTGCTTTCTTATCTACCCAATGTTACCTACGAAAATGTTAAGGGATTTTCGATTGGCTTCTTTTTAAATCCGCTTGAAGCAGTAAGAATGTACTTGGAAACCGGCATGGGTGTCTATTCCTTCGGTCATATGTCGAGGCTATTGGAAGCATTCATGTGGACAAAGCCAGGGATATTCCTTTTTGGCAACCTTTTCTTCTGGCTTCTCGCTTCATTTTTAGTAGCGATTGTTTTTCACCGTAAGGAGGGCTACGAATGA